The DNA region ATAAATGCGTGATCTACTGCAACTCTCTGCATGATGACAGTGTATATTGTGCAAAGTGTCATTTGAGGTGCGACATATTGTCCGTGACCAGGGCTGGAATACTTGATCATCATCAAAAAATTTTTTGATTTTGTATCTGGTTTATTTTTTGCATATGCCTATGGTTAACCCTGTGACCCGAAAATAATGACTCGGGAGGAAGAATCCTTATGCAGCATACTCAAAGCGTATGGCCCATGTACGTATCCCTGAAAAAAGTGGAAAAACAGATTGGGCGTTGGTTGTCAGAAAGCTGGGAACTGGATCAAGTTGTCCCTGCCTCGCAAGATGCGCCAGCCGGTGCCAACCTGGTGTTGTTGGAGTTGTTTTTGGATGAACGCGCCAGCTACCGTCTGAATCTTGATATGGATAATCCCATGCTCTATATCGTTTGTGATGAGCAGGAAGACGGCACTTGGGTGCCCGCAGCGATTTCGGCGGATCAGAACGTGGCGGCGGGTTGTCTTGAAGGCGATACCCCGGTATTGAACATGGTGATGCCGGAAGCCATCGCCTGTTGGATCGAAGCGTTTATTTCAGAGCACGGTGAAGTGGAGATCTGTGCCCATCGTCGTAAACATGTGAACCGCCGTAAGGAAGTGGCCGAAGAACAGCGGAGGCATTAATGGCAGAAGAACGCAGTTTTCTGAGCCGTTGGGCGCAGCGCAAACAGCAGGCACTGGAGGGCGAAGTCCCCGATGAGCCTGAAGTGGCGGCGGATGATGACGTAACCGCAACTCTAACAACCGATGTCGCGCCAGCGACTACCGCCGATGCCGCGGTTACTGCGCCTGAAGACGAGCCTCAGCCGCTGCTGGGCCCTGAGGATTTACCTGATCCCGACAGCATCGAAGTCGGTGGCAGCTTTGCCAGCTTTATGGCTAACAATGTGGATCCAGACGTAAAGAAAAATGCCTTGCGGGCATTATGGAAGCAGCCACATTTCAGCGAGATTGACGGCATGATGGAATATGCCCTGGATTATAGCTGTCAGCCCACCTTGAGCGCTGAGGTTTCCAGTGAGTTAGCGAAGAAAGTCTTTCGTCATCTCATTGAAAAAACAGAAGAAGCGGTTACGGAATTGGCCGATGAGCCAGTCCCGGCAGTTACAGCAGCGGAAACGCCCGCACCAACCCTGTTGGCGGACAATTTGGACGAAGCTACAACAGCAGATAGCCAAAATGCCACATTACCAGCAGCAGAACCCGACAAAGGGGTTGTTTAACGTCAGTTTGGCAGTATCTAAATACCATAATTTTGGTATGTGAATTGCTGATAATTCCAATTAGTCGGGCTGTGACAAAGCGCATAAATCAATAATAAAAGCAGATAGATACTAACAAGCGTCACAGC from Shewanella dokdonensis includes:
- a CDS encoding DUF3305 domain-containing protein, yielding MQHTQSVWPMYVSLKKVEKQIGRWLSESWELDQVVPASQDAPAGANLVLLELFLDERASYRLNLDMDNPMLYIVCDEQEDGTWVPAAISADQNVAAGCLEGDTPVLNMVMPEAIACWIEAFISEHGEVEICAHRRKHVNRRKEVAEEQRRH
- a CDS encoding DUF3306 domain-containing protein — protein: MAEERSFLSRWAQRKQQALEGEVPDEPEVAADDDVTATLTTDVAPATTADAAVTAPEDEPQPLLGPEDLPDPDSIEVGGSFASFMANNVDPDVKKNALRALWKQPHFSEIDGMMEYALDYSCQPTLSAEVSSELAKKVFRHLIEKTEEAVTELADEPVPAVTAAETPAPTLLADNLDEATTADSQNATLPAAEPDKGVV